One stretch of Roseimicrobium sp. ORNL1 DNA includes these proteins:
- a CDS encoding S41 family peptidase, with protein sequence MLPFRASLFTLILSLPPLLGAVESRPLLDKLPQNSIQSAFQILRRDYIRREDLSYEELNRAALQGLLERLDFGAELVPAKSEEKAVVPYVHAEFLAPDVAYLRPETFAQGEGALFESALKGVQEKKAKHLILDLRAGGKGLFEEAAAVLQTFLPSGELMFKLKQLHSDDAELFISKSAPIWTERVVVLIDGETGPAAEAVAAVLHGQGRALLIGEKTRGASVSYSDVTLDENTILRYASAEMLLPDGTSRFKVGLEPLFKIVGSQKEKRLAFEGSRGKSHLPYVNDRVRPRFNERALVHDQHPELDDYVRRSKGQSLPGDEGQTRDAVTQRAIDFILAGDFGGASKIDWKPKHNPAEGPVENIPKAEPANPTSTNPEP encoded by the coding sequence ATGTTGCCATTTCGGGCTAGCCTGTTCACGCTGATACTCTCGCTGCCACCACTCCTGGGTGCGGTGGAGTCAAGACCGCTGCTGGACAAGCTCCCGCAAAACAGCATCCAGTCCGCCTTCCAGATCCTGCGCCGCGACTACATTCGCCGTGAGGATCTGAGTTATGAAGAACTGAACCGTGCCGCGCTGCAGGGCTTGCTGGAGCGACTGGACTTCGGGGCAGAGCTGGTGCCGGCCAAGTCCGAGGAAAAGGCGGTGGTGCCGTATGTGCATGCGGAATTTCTCGCGCCGGATGTGGCGTATCTGCGGCCAGAGACTTTTGCCCAGGGCGAGGGCGCCTTGTTTGAGTCAGCGCTGAAGGGCGTCCAGGAAAAGAAGGCAAAGCATTTGATCCTGGACCTGCGCGCTGGTGGCAAGGGTCTCTTTGAAGAGGCTGCGGCCGTGCTGCAGACCTTTCTGCCTTCGGGCGAACTGATGTTCAAGTTGAAGCAGCTTCACAGTGATGACGCCGAGCTCTTCATTTCCAAGAGCGCTCCCATCTGGACGGAGCGTGTGGTGGTGCTCATCGATGGAGAGACTGGTCCTGCGGCGGAGGCCGTGGCTGCGGTGCTGCATGGGCAGGGCAGGGCTCTCTTGATCGGCGAAAAGACACGCGGCGCCTCGGTGAGCTATTCGGATGTGACGCTGGATGAGAATACCATCCTCCGCTACGCCAGCGCGGAGATGCTGCTGCCGGATGGCACCTCGCGGTTCAAGGTGGGGCTGGAGCCCCTGTTCAAGATCGTGGGCAGCCAGAAGGAGAAGCGTCTCGCCTTTGAGGGGAGCCGGGGAAAGTCACATCTGCCGTATGTGAATGACCGGGTACGTCCGCGTTTCAACGAACGCGCCCTGGTGCACGATCAACACCCGGAACTGGATGACTACGTCCGGCGTAGCAAGGGGCAGTCGCTTCCCGGTGACGAAGGCCAGACCCGCGATGCGGTCACCCAGCGGGCGATTGATTTCATCCTGGCGGGGGACTTCGGCGGCGCATCCAAGATCGATTGGAAGCCCAAACACAACCCGGCAGAAGGCCCTGTGGAAAACATCCCCAAGGCGGAGCCTGCCAATCCGACATCGACCAATCCAGAACCATGA
- the thiD gene encoding bifunctional hydroxymethylpyrimidine kinase/phosphomethylpyrimidine kinase yields the protein MSVAASPPVILIIAGSDCSGGAGIQADLKTITALGGYAMTAVTGVVAETPLVVSRIQLIDAEVVYEQVKLLMDAYPIAAAKTGMLGGKEQIEAVVSAWEASVHSSKKVPLVVDPVMVATSGGRLLDEDAEEALVGRLFPHASLITPNLDEAAVLVGEKITTRESMEHHALALSTRHGCAVLLKGGHLSGDSVPDVLAAGGELHWLEGRRIEGVHTHGTGCTYSAAIAAGLGHGLSMLDAVRQGKEFVTNAIAHHHRWGTMEALNQTIGK from the coding sequence ATGAGCGTTGCTGCCAGCCCACCTGTCATTCTTATCATTGCCGGATCGGATTGCTCTGGGGGCGCGGGTATTCAGGCGGATCTCAAGACCATCACGGCATTGGGAGGCTATGCCATGACGGCCGTGACCGGGGTGGTGGCGGAGACGCCGCTCGTGGTCTCTCGCATCCAGCTCATCGATGCTGAGGTGGTGTATGAGCAGGTGAAGCTGCTGATGGACGCGTATCCGATTGCGGCGGCAAAGACCGGCATGCTGGGTGGCAAGGAGCAGATTGAAGCGGTGGTGTCTGCGTGGGAAGCTTCAGTGCATTCCAGTAAGAAAGTGCCGCTGGTGGTGGATCCGGTGATGGTGGCCACGAGTGGTGGGCGCTTGCTGGATGAGGATGCGGAAGAGGCGCTGGTGGGTAGATTGTTTCCTCACGCTTCTCTTATCACACCCAATCTCGATGAAGCTGCTGTCCTCGTGGGTGAGAAGATTACCACGCGGGAATCCATGGAACATCATGCGCTGGCGTTGAGTACGCGTCATGGCTGTGCAGTTTTACTGAAAGGCGGCCACCTCTCAGGAGATAGTGTGCCGGACGTGCTGGCCGCCGGCGGTGAGCTTCACTGGCTTGAGGGGCGTCGCATTGAGGGCGTGCATACGCATGGGACGGGATGCACGTACTCCGCGGCCATCGCTGCCGGGCTTGGCCATGGCTTGTCGATGTTGGACGCCGTGCGCCAGGGGAAGGAATTCGTCACGAACGCCATCGCCCATCATCACCGCTGGGGCACGATGGAGGCGCTGAATCAGACGATAGGAAAGTAG
- a CDS encoding class I fructose-bisphosphate aldolase yields MLDQILSLLGDKADSLLKHECKTISKEILHLPGPDWVDRIFAPSDRNQRVLNNLNWMYNTGRLAGTGYLSILPVDQGVEHSAGASFAPNPEYFDPENIVKLAIEGGCNAVASTFGVLGMVSRKYAHKIPFLVKLNHNELLTYPNVFKEIPFGTVERAYEMGAAAVGATIYFGSDDAGREIVEIAQAFSRAHELGMATVLWCYLRNPEFKKDKDYHVAADLTGQANHLGCTLQADIIKQKLPENNGGFLALNTGGSSYGKLDKRIYSDLSSDHPIDLCRYQVANCYLGRAGLINSGGASGKKDFEDAVYTAVINKRAGGSGLISGRKAFQRPMKEGAELLQRIQDVYLCKEITIA; encoded by the coding sequence ATGCTCGACCAAATTCTTTCTTTGCTCGGCGACAAGGCCGACTCCCTCTTGAAGCACGAGTGCAAGACGATCTCCAAGGAGATACTGCATCTTCCTGGACCAGATTGGGTGGACCGCATCTTCGCTCCCAGCGATCGCAACCAGAGGGTGCTGAACAACCTCAACTGGATGTACAACACGGGGAGACTCGCTGGAACTGGATACCTCTCAATTCTTCCGGTGGACCAGGGAGTGGAGCACTCCGCGGGCGCGAGCTTTGCGCCGAATCCGGAGTACTTCGATCCGGAGAATATCGTGAAGCTGGCCATCGAGGGTGGCTGCAATGCGGTGGCATCGACGTTCGGTGTTCTGGGCATGGTGTCGCGCAAATACGCGCACAAGATTCCTTTCCTGGTGAAGCTGAATCACAACGAACTGCTCACCTATCCGAATGTGTTCAAGGAGATTCCGTTTGGGACGGTGGAGCGCGCGTATGAGATGGGCGCGGCGGCGGTGGGTGCGACCATCTACTTTGGATCCGATGATGCCGGGCGTGAGATTGTGGAGATTGCCCAAGCCTTCTCACGTGCGCATGAGCTGGGCATGGCGACGGTGCTCTGGTGTTATCTGCGCAATCCGGAGTTCAAGAAGGACAAGGACTATCACGTGGCTGCGGATCTCACCGGTCAGGCGAATCATCTCGGTTGCACGCTTCAAGCGGACATCATCAAACAGAAGCTACCGGAGAATAACGGGGGCTTCCTGGCCTTGAACACCGGTGGCTCCAGCTATGGGAAACTGGACAAACGCATCTACTCTGATCTCTCCAGTGACCATCCCATCGATTTGTGCCGCTATCAGGTGGCGAATTGCTATCTGGGTCGCGCGGGATTGATCAACAGCGGCGGCGCCTCCGGGAAGAAGGATTTTGAGGATGCGGTGTACACTGCCGTGATCAACAAGCGCGCGGGTGGCTCGGGGCTCATTTCAGGTCGCAAGGCTTTCCAGCGTCCCATGAAGGAAGGGGCAGAGCTGCTGCAGCGGATCCAGGATGTGTACCTGTGCAAGGAGATCACGATTGCGTGA
- a CDS encoding GlsB/YeaQ/YmgE family stress response membrane protein produces MNILYWILLGLIAGALAKLIMPGKDPGGIIITILIGIAGALIGGYLGRFMGLGAVRSFNLDGIFTATIGSVILLILYRLVSTRMKKA; encoded by the coding sequence ATGAACATCCTTTATTGGATCCTCCTCGGCCTTATTGCCGGAGCGCTGGCCAAGCTCATCATGCCGGGAAAAGATCCCGGCGGCATCATTATCACCATTCTCATTGGGATCGCCGGTGCCCTCATCGGTGGCTACCTTGGGAGATTCATGGGATTGGGCGCAGTCCGGTCCTTCAACCTCGATGGCATCTTCACTGCGACGATCGGCTCCGTCATCCTGCTGATCCTCTATCGCCTCGTGTCCACAAGGATGAAAAAAGCATAG
- a CDS encoding YidB family protein, with amino-acid sequence MIDTLLETLTGKKEDNAAVAAGGQDPLAAALSSLLAKNGGLQGLMSKFSQGGLGEVFSSWVGMGENQSVKASQIEDVLGSEQVKGLASQLGVDPSKASGFLASYLPQIVDKLTPAGKLDKGQNEQQQGLDDLLPSLLSNLMGGKPPV; translated from the coding sequence ATGATCGATACCCTCCTCGAAACCCTCACCGGTAAAAAAGAGGACAATGCAGCAGTAGCAGCAGGCGGACAGGATCCGCTTGCCGCAGCGCTCAGCAGCTTGCTGGCGAAAAATGGTGGCCTCCAGGGCCTGATGAGCAAGTTCTCTCAAGGGGGACTTGGTGAAGTTTTCTCCTCATGGGTCGGCATGGGAGAGAACCAGTCTGTCAAAGCCTCGCAGATAGAAGACGTGCTCGGTTCCGAACAGGTAAAAGGTCTCGCTTCCCAATTGGGAGTCGACCCATCCAAAGCCTCGGGATTCCTCGCCAGCTATCTGCCGCAGATCGTCGACAAACTGACGCCTGCAGGAAAACTCGACAAAGGACAAAATGAGCAACAGCAGGGGCTGGACGACCTGCTCCCCTCTCTGCTCAGCAACCTTATGGGCGGCAAGCCACCGGTCTGA
- a CDS encoding ApaG domain — MPLQFEQLPGLSVSVDQVLYLPHLQVPPEKPHPFAYYLSIHNHSDETVTIVGRKWIVTDEGGETLVVEGDGVVGEKPRLEPGQTFSYNSYHVIAEPSIATGTFFGKTSNGKAVYVRVPDFRLELPLV, encoded by the coding sequence ATGCCCCTACAATTTGAACAGCTCCCCGGACTCTCCGTCTCGGTGGACCAGGTGCTCTATCTGCCGCATCTCCAGGTGCCGCCGGAGAAGCCGCATCCCTTTGCCTATTACCTCTCGATCCACAATCATTCGGACGAGACCGTGACCATCGTCGGACGCAAATGGATCGTCACCGACGAGGGCGGCGAGACTCTCGTGGTGGAAGGTGATGGCGTCGTGGGCGAGAAGCCCCGCCTCGAGCCCGGCCAGACATTTAGCTACAACAGCTACCACGTGATTGCCGAGCCCAGCATCGCCACCGGCACCTTCTTTGGAAAGACCTCCAATGGCAAAGCGGTGTACGTGCGCGTCCCGGACTTCCGGCTCGAGCTGCCCCTGGTATAA
- a CDS encoding 5-formyltetrahydrofolate cyclo-ligase, which produces MTTSETQPVESKSGLRKLIRERMRASSLEERAAWSESVLSHLQQRPDWVRPGGVVTLFGGMASEPNLLPLLSWLQGMGMRTAFFAIEGEVMTPYLIEDEQDLVPGVLGVLEPWRNARNRLKLEDVSVALVPGVAFSSVDGTRLGRGKGHYDRALEKMQDICVRIGVCFHMQVLPAVPAEGHDRRVQAIVTEQGWMELSH; this is translated from the coding sequence ATGACGACTTCAGAAACTCAACCAGTGGAGAGCAAAAGCGGATTAAGGAAGCTGATCCGCGAGAGGATGCGTGCCAGTTCACTTGAGGAACGCGCGGCGTGGTCTGAATCCGTGCTTAGCCATTTGCAGCAGCGCCCTGATTGGGTGCGGCCGGGTGGTGTGGTGACGTTGTTCGGAGGCATGGCTTCAGAGCCGAATCTCCTGCCACTCCTTTCGTGGTTGCAGGGGATGGGTATGCGCACGGCGTTTTTTGCCATTGAGGGGGAGGTCATGACCCCCTACCTCATTGAGGATGAGCAGGATCTGGTGCCTGGCGTACTCGGTGTCCTGGAGCCGTGGCGAAATGCGCGAAACCGGCTCAAGCTCGAAGACGTGTCCGTGGCATTGGTGCCCGGGGTGGCTTTTTCTTCGGTGGATGGCACCCGCCTCGGCCGTGGCAAAGGGCACTATGATCGCGCCCTTGAAAAGATGCAGGACATTTGCGTACGCATTGGCGTCTGCTTCCACATGCAAGTGCTGCCCGCTGTGCCTGCGGAGGGACATGATCGCCGTGTGCAGGCCATCGTGACGGAGCAGGGGTGGATGGAACTGTCACACTGA
- a CDS encoding MBL fold metallo-hydrolase, giving the protein MLHDLNFRSFSQKARARRQSQTAQGSSTASANGHNTNKVGLLPSKGWRERNLKFFSDVLIPHLLAPRQAGGEFSFRADLENHETGVTWLGHAGFLLQVGGKNILVDPVWALWLGPIKRVSHPSLVARSLPYIDLVLITHAHFDHLHLPSLRSIAAGQPIIVPEGVGSIVKNCAFSRVIEMHYWQTLRVDTLDITFTPTKHWGARFIHDTYRKFGGYLITERRSGHTIFHCGDSSLFDGFQDIAKRSPIDIALMPIGAYEPPSGRPVHMNPEEALVAADMLSARHIVPMHYGTFPISGEPIHEPVQRFRTKADASLDHTVHVLNEGRSRVFGR; this is encoded by the coding sequence ATGCTTCACGACCTCAATTTCCGATCCTTCAGCCAGAAAGCGCGTGCGCGGCGCCAGAGCCAGACGGCTCAAGGCTCCTCTACCGCCAGCGCCAACGGGCACAACACCAACAAGGTGGGTCTGCTGCCCAGCAAGGGCTGGCGGGAGCGCAACCTGAAGTTCTTCAGCGACGTGCTCATCCCCCACTTGCTGGCTCCACGACAGGCCGGCGGAGAGTTTTCCTTCCGCGCAGACCTTGAGAATCACGAAACCGGTGTGACCTGGCTGGGTCACGCCGGTTTTCTTTTGCAAGTAGGTGGCAAAAATATCCTCGTGGATCCGGTGTGGGCGCTCTGGCTGGGGCCCATCAAACGCGTCAGTCACCCCAGCCTGGTGGCGCGCAGCCTCCCATACATCGATCTCGTGCTCATCACGCACGCGCATTTCGACCACCTTCATCTCCCCAGTTTACGTTCCATCGCCGCCGGTCAGCCGATCATTGTTCCAGAAGGTGTCGGCAGCATTGTGAAAAATTGCGCCTTCAGTAGGGTGATTGAGATGCACTACTGGCAGACGCTGCGCGTGGACACGCTCGACATCACCTTCACGCCCACCAAACACTGGGGCGCGCGCTTCATCCACGACACCTACCGCAAGTTCGGCGGGTACCTCATCACGGAGCGCAGGAGCGGACACACCATCTTCCACTGTGGAGACAGTTCTCTCTTCGATGGCTTCCAGGACATCGCGAAGCGTTCACCCATCGACATCGCGCTCATGCCCATCGGCGCGTATGAACCGCCCAGCGGCCGCCCGGTGCACATGAACCCCGAAGAGGCCCTCGTAGCGGCAGACATGCTCTCTGCACGCCATATTGTGCCCATGCACTACGGCACCTTCCCCATCAGCGGTGAGCCCATCCACGAGCCAGTGCAGCGTTTCCGCACCAAGGCCGATGCCAGCCTCGATCACACCGTGCACGTACTGAACGAGGGACGGTCGCGCGTGTTTGGGAGGTGA
- a CDS encoding dihydrofolate reductase produces MLLTLIAAIDENRLLADARGIPWKLPRDTAHFREYTADKWLLLGRTTYEEMRGWFRTGHMPLVLSSRCGWDPEIGRVVSSVPQAIAMAEAAGQTELVCIGGGQVFAAALPYATKLLITRVHARIESQGRPVYFPHWDDSQWEDVIIWQQPADAEHALSFALHAMTRR; encoded by the coding sequence ATGCTCCTCACCCTTATCGCCGCCATCGACGAGAACCGCCTGCTGGCGGATGCACGCGGCATTCCGTGGAAGCTGCCCCGGGATACTGCCCACTTCCGGGAATACACCGCCGACAAGTGGCTGCTCCTTGGGCGCACGACGTATGAAGAAATGCGTGGCTGGTTCCGCACCGGTCATATGCCTCTCGTGCTCAGCTCACGCTGCGGGTGGGATCCTGAAATCGGGCGTGTCGTCTCTTCCGTGCCGCAGGCCATCGCCATGGCGGAAGCAGCCGGGCAGACAGAGCTTGTATGCATCGGCGGCGGACAAGTCTTTGCCGCCGCCCTGCCCTATGCGACCAAACTGCTGATCACACGGGTACATGCCCGCATCGAATCGCAGGGCAGGCCCGTGTACTTTCCCCACTGGGATGACTCCCAGTGGGAGGATGTCATTATTTGGCAGCAGCCTGCGGATGCAGAGCACGCCCTGTCTTTTGCTCTTCACGCGATGACGCGCCGGTAG
- the ccsA gene encoding cytochrome c biogenesis protein CcsA produces the protein MKASRLTTNLTACVAALVLLPLLANAQQAETQTPAKPADPHASAAAPAVAPASPAAPEAAPVPAAAPTPAATTTAPAEPAAAKPVPLISLETLLDPEVVNTMARIPVQQHGRIKPLESVARTTLLLPMHGKQSLRAEKFNEATGKVEPVLDPQTGKPVVNAKGSAKLSAMEWLLITLFRPDIAKELNVFVVDNSDAVVILNLHGKGKRDRYSYNEISEGREKLAEKMEEFRGVDPQTLSPEYRAIYKLSQDFLDFELMLGHLDFARQPFGDQISKVPAEILSPADDPNPSIATLLPKVAAYLKEHPDAAAPAINRWFFHFYRSLLSARMNSVPQEQLNIFPPDDKKLENWKSPGVLMEEVVLKGGELSPHEYAMLGAYGELGRVAGTASSGEFKTKVHEAVDLLTKAAAERGQSGHIGMEIGLHRADYFTNALYMFILGALALALSWVSPGGLWERICKVICWVSMISGAALGTVGITIRSLIMERPPITTLYETIIFITTASVIGALLVEWLSRRKGLAMTVACIAGVAGMFLSIRFFEMEGKDSLVQLQAVLITNFWLATHVPCINLGYACGMVAAICSMVYVTRRVFRITKAGDEDARTLTRISYAFVLTGLFLSLVGTVLGGIWANYSWGRFWGWDPKENGALMIVLMNLIILHARLGGYIREAGFHVACVVLGMITIFSWFATNQLSFGLHNYGEMSGAWRWLYTIWGVLAGYVVVGMILARVDKKSRTGGGGTTGASSREEQKTGRALHPQAAAK, from the coding sequence ATGAAAGCTTCCCGTCTGACGACGAACCTCACGGCGTGTGTTGCCGCCTTGGTTCTCCTGCCGCTGCTCGCCAATGCCCAGCAGGCGGAAACTCAAACTCCCGCCAAGCCGGCGGATCCTCACGCGTCCGCCGCGGCTCCTGCCGTTGCACCTGCATCTCCAGCAGCACCAGAGGCTGCGCCTGTACCCGCAGCAGCACCAACACCTGCAGCGACCACGACTGCTCCTGCGGAACCTGCCGCCGCGAAACCGGTGCCTTTGATCTCACTGGAAACGCTGCTGGATCCCGAAGTGGTAAACACCATGGCAAGGATACCCGTGCAACAGCACGGTCGCATCAAGCCGCTGGAGAGTGTGGCGCGTACCACGCTGCTACTGCCGATGCATGGCAAGCAGAGCCTCCGTGCGGAGAAGTTCAATGAAGCAACGGGCAAGGTCGAGCCGGTGCTCGATCCGCAGACCGGGAAGCCGGTGGTGAATGCGAAGGGCAGCGCGAAGCTCAGCGCCATGGAGTGGCTGCTCATCACGCTCTTCCGCCCGGACATCGCAAAAGAGCTCAACGTCTTCGTGGTGGACAACTCGGACGCGGTGGTGATCCTGAACCTGCACGGCAAGGGCAAGCGGGACCGCTATTCCTACAATGAGATTTCCGAGGGGCGTGAGAAGCTCGCGGAAAAAATGGAGGAGTTCCGCGGCGTGGATCCGCAAACGCTCTCACCGGAGTACCGTGCCATCTACAAGCTGAGCCAGGACTTCCTGGACTTTGAGCTGATGCTGGGTCACCTCGATTTCGCCCGGCAGCCGTTTGGCGATCAGATCAGCAAGGTGCCTGCGGAGATCCTTTCTCCTGCGGATGACCCCAATCCGTCCATTGCCACCCTGCTGCCCAAGGTGGCGGCCTACCTCAAGGAGCATCCTGATGCGGCCGCACCTGCAATAAACCGGTGGTTCTTCCATTTCTACCGCAGTCTTCTGTCCGCGAGGATGAACAGTGTGCCTCAGGAACAGCTCAACATCTTCCCGCCGGACGACAAGAAACTTGAGAACTGGAAAAGTCCGGGTGTCCTCATGGAGGAAGTGGTGCTGAAGGGTGGCGAGCTTTCCCCGCACGAGTACGCCATGCTGGGCGCCTATGGCGAGCTGGGACGTGTGGCAGGCACGGCGAGCAGTGGTGAATTCAAGACGAAGGTCCATGAAGCGGTGGACCTGCTGACCAAGGCGGCGGCGGAGCGCGGGCAGTCAGGACACATCGGCATGGAGATTGGGTTGCATCGAGCGGACTACTTCACGAATGCGCTGTACATGTTCATCCTTGGTGCCCTCGCCCTCGCTTTGAGCTGGGTGTCACCGGGTGGCTTGTGGGAGAGGATCTGCAAGGTCATCTGCTGGGTCTCGATGATCAGCGGCGCGGCGCTGGGAACGGTCGGTATCACCATCCGCAGCCTGATCATGGAGCGTCCGCCGATCACGACCCTGTATGAGACCATCATCTTCATCACCACGGCCTCGGTGATTGGGGCGCTGCTGGTGGAGTGGCTCAGCCGGCGCAAGGGTCTGGCGATGACGGTCGCCTGCATTGCGGGGGTGGCGGGCATGTTCCTCTCGATCCGCTTCTTCGAAATGGAGGGCAAGGACAGCCTGGTGCAGCTTCAGGCCGTGCTGATCACCAACTTCTGGCTCGCGACGCATGTGCCGTGCATCAATCTTGGCTACGCGTGTGGCATGGTGGCTGCCATCTGCTCCATGGTGTACGTCACCCGCCGTGTCTTTCGCATCACGAAAGCAGGTGACGAGGACGCACGGACACTGACGCGCATCTCGTACGCGTTTGTGCTTACCGGTCTCTTCCTCTCGCTGGTAGGCACCGTGCTCGGTGGCATCTGGGCAAACTACTCCTGGGGGCGATTCTGGGGCTGGGATCCGAAGGAGAATGGCGCCCTTATGATTGTGCTCATGAATCTGATCATCCTCCACGCGCGGCTGGGCGGCTACATTCGCGAGGCTGGTTTCCATGTAGCCTGTGTGGTGCTGGGCATGATCACCATCTTCTCATGGTTCGCCACAAACCAGCTTTCCTTCGGCTTGCACAACTATGGTGAAATGAGCGGAGCCTGGAGGTGGCTCTACACCATTTGGGGAGTCCTGGCCGGCTATGTGGTGGTCGGGATGATTCTTGCGCGTGTGGACAAAAAATCCCGCACCGGTGGTGGTGGCACTACCGGCGCGTCATCGCGTGAAGAGCAAAAGACAGGGCGTGCTCTGCATCCGCAGGCTGCTGCCAAATAA
- a CDS encoding cytochrome c biogenesis protein ResB gives MKKDSVTAPKAPSFPSRVFNIFASFGFAVVVLTLLLLMTFLGTLEQLEHGLYESQRKYFESWYIYNIDIDCCLRAMQIPYEGEWVLPIFLPGGGLLMGLLALNMICGGITRIILRIRAGLKNSVMPNFGLIGVLIAHVSVVFMLLAGLVSLLGKSEGAVWVTENQTVDEFNAFHVSAIQIEKLEPAPKDGKRVAMMIPDSQFDDLTKGKARTFYNDSLPFDLMVMNYMPNSTVRPAKPSDPQSMVVDGFILQELPVRDAEGKPLQHEQLVNGAYVKAIDKKTKAEHLGIVFRLERAPWTVTIGDESYGVSIGRRQYPLPFEVKLDKFVRETHPGTNMARKFTSHVTVIRDGKSEEKVITMNEPLRYGGYAFFQSSFDAEAADHGGQQSSMFQVASNPSDHWPLIALIAAMIGLLMNLVWHLLKFLGQSARKTAPVAPPSV, from the coding sequence ATGAAAAAAGACTCTGTGACTGCCCCCAAGGCCCCCTCGTTCCCCTCGAGGGTGTTTAATATTTTTGCATCGTTCGGCTTTGCCGTGGTGGTGCTCACGCTGCTGTTGCTCATGACGTTCCTCGGGACGCTGGAGCAGCTTGAGCATGGTCTCTATGAGAGCCAGCGGAAGTATTTCGAGTCCTGGTACATCTACAATATCGACATCGACTGCTGCCTCCGTGCGATGCAGATTCCCTATGAAGGGGAGTGGGTGCTGCCCATTTTCCTGCCCGGTGGTGGACTGCTGATGGGCCTGCTGGCTCTGAACATGATCTGCGGTGGTATCACCCGCATCATCCTGCGCATTCGCGCGGGCCTGAAGAACAGCGTCATGCCAAACTTCGGCCTCATTGGCGTGCTCATTGCGCACGTCTCCGTGGTGTTCATGCTGCTGGCGGGCCTCGTGTCCTTGCTTGGAAAGTCCGAGGGAGCCGTGTGGGTGACGGAGAATCAGACCGTGGATGAGTTCAACGCGTTTCACGTCAGCGCCATCCAGATTGAAAAGCTCGAACCCGCTCCCAAGGACGGCAAGAGGGTGGCGATGATGATTCCTGACAGCCAGTTTGACGATCTCACCAAAGGAAAAGCGCGCACGTTCTACAACGACAGCCTTCCCTTCGACCTCATGGTGATGAACTACATGCCGAACAGCACGGTCCGCCCCGCGAAGCCGTCGGATCCGCAGAGCATGGTGGTGGATGGTTTCATCCTCCAGGAACTGCCTGTGCGCGATGCCGAAGGGAAGCCGCTGCAGCATGAGCAACTCGTCAACGGAGCCTACGTGAAGGCTATCGATAAGAAGACCAAGGCGGAGCACCTGGGCATCGTCTTCCGCCTTGAGCGCGCGCCCTGGACCGTGACCATTGGTGATGAATCCTACGGCGTGAGCATCGGCCGCCGCCAGTATCCCCTGCCGTTTGAGGTGAAGCTGGACAAGTTCGTGCGTGAAACGCATCCCGGCACGAACATGGCGAGGAAGTTCACCAGCCATGTGACGGTGATCCGTGACGGAAAGTCCGAGGAGAAGGTGATCACGATGAATGAGCCGCTGCGGTATGGCGGGTACGCCTTCTTCCAGAGCTCCTTCGACGCGGAAGCCGCCGACCACGGAGGCCAGCAGTCCTCCATGTTCCAGGTGGCGAGCAATCCCTCCGACCACTGGCCATTGATTGCACTCATCGCCGCGATGATCGGGCTGTTGATGAACCTTGTCTGGCATCTGCTGAAATTCCTTGGCCAAAGCGCACGGAAGACAGCGCCTGTGGCGCCGCCGAGTGTCTAA